The Caretta caretta isolate rCarCar2 chromosome 10, rCarCar1.hap1, whole genome shotgun sequence genome has a window encoding:
- the LOC125643526 gene encoding uncharacterized protein LOC125643526 — MPKHLSVSQGMKDRGHNRDPKQCRLKLKELRQAYQKTREANGRSGSEPQTCRFYDELHSILGGSATSTPAVLFDSFNGDGGNTEAGFGDEEDDDDDEVVNSSQQASGETGFPDSQELFLTLDLEPVLPEPTQGCLPDPPGGEGTSAACVSRITGSSPSQRLAKIRRRKKHTCDEMFSELMLSSHTDRAQTNAWRQTMSEYRKAQNDREEWWWAEDRAEAESWRQRDERRQDSMLRLLEDQSNMLQCMVELQERQQEHRPPLQPLCNQPPSSPSSIASSPRHPRTRWGASSHSTPEDCPSNRRLAFNKF, encoded by the exons atgccaaaacatttgtcagtctcccagggcatgaaggacagaggccataacagggacccgaagcagtgccgcctgaaacttaaggagctgaggcaagcctaccagaaaaccagagaggcaaacggccgctccgggtcagagccccaaacatgccgcttctatgatgagttgcattccattttagggggttcagccaccagtactccagccgtgttgtttgactccttcaatggagatggaggcaacacggaagcaggttttggggacgaggaagatgatgatgatgatgaggttgtaaatagctcacagcaagcaagcggagaaaccggttttcccgacagccaggaactgtttctcaccctggacctggaaccAGTActccctgaacccacccaaggctgcctcccagatccgccaggtggagaagggacctctg ctgcatgtgtttcaaggatcacaggatcttctccctcccagaggctagcgaagatcagaaggcgaaaaaaacacacttgcgatgaaatgttctctgagctcatgctgtcctcccacactgacagagcacagacgaatgcatggaggcagacaatgtcagagtacaggaaagcacaaaatgaccgggaggagtggtggtgggctgaagacagggctgaagctgaaagttggcggcagcgtgatgagaggaggcaggactctatgctgaggctgctggaggatcaaagtaatatgctccagtgtatggttgaactgcaggaaaggcagcaggagcacagaccgccgctacagcccctgtgtaaccaaccgccctcctccccaagttccatagcctcctcacccagacacccaagaacacggtggggggcctccagccactccaccccagaggattgcccaagcaacagaaggctggcattcaataagttttaa